Sequence from the Zeugodacus cucurbitae isolate PBARC_wt_2022May chromosome 2, idZeuCucr1.2, whole genome shotgun sequence genome:
GATATATGACAATACTAGATAGGCTGGACCTGTTTGTCTCAGTGTATCTTCCAATTTGAGTCATCTTGACCCATAAAAGAGATTTTCAGAAGTCCGAAGTCAATCCTGAACCGCTGGTACTCTGTCGATAAGGAAATGACATTcacgatttttattttaatgctgCCGACATCAGCAGCTATTTtacgaaacataaaaagcaaaattttcaaataaaactaagaaatattttccatattttgccGACAAAAATATTACCCGTCACATATCAAACAGCCCTCGTAAATAGATCCACGCTTATTGCTATATGAGCACGTATGAAATGTGTATTTGCTTTTGATATGTGCGcaagtgtttgtttatattttcttgtAATTATCATGATTGCCGGTCACATTTGCATGCCAGCGAGCAGATAGATATGGAATAATGAATGAACTGATTTGCTTGCTTTTTCACACCCCCCACAATGCAAATGGTAACTACTGAGGTGGGTgaaactatacatacatatatgtacgttccAATCAAATCGCCTCCTTCTCAGAGTTAGAAACAGGTGTCGAACGCGTGCCGCAACCACCGCACCCAACACATCATCATTAGCGCCACCACGCTAACCGTAGTGACAGTTGTTGTTCATAAATACGCCCGACCGACTGGTGCTTCGCTTAAATTCGCGCCGGCACTCGTCGAGCTCGGCGCGTTGCCAGGACCCTCGGTGAATCTGTTCAATTGCAGACTGTCTAGCCAAACGTGTTTAGGTGTTTCAGTACGTTGCTGATTGTCAGCAAGGTTGTCTACTTGTTATAATGTCTACCGTCTAGCGCTTTCGCTCACTAACGGCACAGGCCAAAAGCTGAAGTAAACAAATGACTTTGTGGCCTATATAAATggcaaaatcaataaatataatttaatgtgatTTTAACCTATATTATACGGAGACAACGATTAAAAGCCGTTAAGGACTTTTATAGAAGTGGCGataattaaagtataaaaatataaaaaatgtcggCTTTTATggcttttaataatttcgctAGCACGCGTCGTCTGCAGCAAATCAACAATGAACTGAATGCGTCTATTACGTGTTTAGGCTTCACGGCCTTGTAGACTTTTTGGTAGTTCGCATTGCTCTCATTTGTCCGACTAAAAACAAATGTGTTTTCACTTTCGTGCTGAGCTGCGTGACAATGGCGTATAACCGAATTTAGCGCCAGATTTGTAAAGCGTGTTGAAGTCGTCTTACTTTCGGTATTTATACTGACCAACAGGCGGAATGTGTTAAATGCCAGAATAGTAATTGTGTTATTGTTACATTCTTGCACTTGTGAGACCTTGACTGGGATATGCACTTTGCGGCTAAGATATGGACACCACCTATGAGAATCACCGCATTTGGACAACAAACAACGGATTCGTGAGAAATAATGCACGACCAGCAACAGGTAAGCTAATCGAATTATAATCGCAAAGACGTCACTGCCTTCGTCAGTGTTGATTTTCACTCTAAGGAATAGAGTGTTATAATAACTATATTCACATAAGACGTTAGTAGAGagtaacatattttaaatgaataaataatctaatatttttgaagagattacaaaataattactttttaagTTACAAATACAAGTTTTCTCACATCTAACCAGTAAGGAACGACTAAGTTcaggttattttatttatctaagaTAGCAGACAATTTTTCTCATATAAATATTCGGTATAAAAATTCcgataaagtccactagaatccTGAAATTACTTATATAtggaatatgtgtgtgtttcggAAAATTTTGGACAGATTTCACTCATTatcgccaccaagctacataaatccaaaattatacttaattttactaagatatctcacaataTAATTGATACATACGGTAAAAAGCTCACAAAGtttgaaaatcttaaaattaggTACACCCCGATTCACTTTAATAGgtacacatttaatttttaagatacGAGCCCATATCTCTGAATTTAGACATAGAAGCTTAATTTAAGCTTTGTTTTAAAGATCAGTCTATTTTGAACCAACGCGTTGCAACGCTGTGAAAAATACCATTCATAATTTGGTTTATAAGGGGGATTTAACGAACAAGTAAAGAAATGTGCTTTAAATTTTGCGTCACTTGGATAGGTACATATTGTATTgcgaaatgaataaaattattatttgtggtaCTTCAGAACATTTTGGAACGATAACAGGCATttttatgcccggtttcacagtcagtgctttggttgtgcttaagataaaacagaaatattgcgttttacagttcatacttaagttctgcttaagtactgaaaattggagacttaagcaatgcttaagtaacagctgatttttgttttgaatattgacttatttgtcaaaaaaataaaataaaaattatttgctgaaaaaaattttggaatttcttgcattcaatgacggttatatgctttcctgcgagttgcaatagctgcccccactcgcttgcggtgaaattcggtgtccttttgttgtttccatccatttcccagattcaaaatttattcgtcgcaaagttatttttcatcaacaataatttcaatttgtcagatggtatttgtaaacaaatgttttccattgtgttgccatatatcataatagagttttatagaaaataagcatcgactgtgaaacgcaaagactactcagtcaacaacaatgcttagctaagattttatttgggcacaacttaagtacgaactgtgattAGTGAATATGAGACCAGCAGATGCACTTTTAGAAGTCGAAAAGCCCAAAGTTGAAGCACTTGCGGCCTTTATGCACGAGTTATTGcttccaaaattaataaaaatgcaaatgtcGACTTCAAAAAAGGCGGCCACGGAAGCGGAAATGcggcatatttaaaaaaaaaaagttccaatTCGATTGACTCTGCAGcaaaaataaagtcaaaaagtTGGTCCAGTGCCCGTGTTTCCACTGTAAGaagtataatacaaaattgtgaTCATTCGGTGGCCAAAAAACCTTTAAATGCGGAACGGAAGGTCGTGAAAATTTCGACGGTCCCGAcgacaataattattaattccATGACCTTAGGTAAGAGGAACGTTTTCTAGCCCGTCACCATAATCGCGAAGGGGGTGTGATGGTTTGGGCTGTGGTTGCTTGGTATCTCATTATGGATCAATTAAGCTACAGTTTCAAACATCAAAACTTATTGCATTTTGTTACAAACAAATACTCGATTCTgcatttccgccattttgtaatatttttgaacCATTTCCCTGGACATATCAACAGGATAATGTACTGATCCACACCACAAAGGTAGTAAAATCTGTGATTACAGCTCTAAATATGAGTTTGTTAAAGTGGTCCACCCTATTCTCCTGACCATAATATAATGGAAAACCTTTGGGGGTGAATGTCCCGCAAGGTTTATGAGTCAGGCAGTCAATTCGATGATCGGGAGTCCCTTATAGCGGCGATAAAAACAGCAAGAAATGAGATATCTTTGGACTACTTAGCCCGTTCGACCCTGACGTTGCCTGTGAGCAATTTCACCAGTTTGATAATATGAAGCCAAAGTTAATTTAAGTGCCTAATTATaggttaatatattaaaaatgaaaatccatATCCAGACACAGTTAACAACATTCTTTACCGTTattcttatagtttttttttaacatactgCATTAACGTCGTTGATAATTTGTGAACGGTAATTTGCAAACTTTTGTTATAAtcgattaaattattataaaaatttaattcaatagaaaaatgggtatgcatttttgttcgaaatttatTGAGTAATATTTGTTGGAAAACAAGTTTGTTTGTAAGTCGTTTGTGTATTAAGTGAAGATTTTTTGAATGCCACAAGTTGCATGTAGGCAACGTTGGGCCATAGTagtaatacaaatttatgttatgCGTTCAAAACAGAATTATGAAAACAGTGGAGATGTTTCAGTGATGTTAGCCACATTGTTGAAAGCGCAGAGAGCATTGAAATAGGACTTTTGGAAGTAATTTGTGAATAGATATGATTCGTCACACAATgaaagaacaaaaataatacaatagcattaaaaaatgtttcttaaatCTCTAAGATAATGATAATCAAAGGCATTTGAAATTACAGACAGTTCTTGGAAACAGGATTCCATCTTACAggtgaaaattctaaaattttaaaaagacgCTATATTAGAATTCTGTTTTTTCCCGGTGATATAAAATTGTCCCTATTAAAATGGGTTTGTCCGCAAAGCTCAATCATACTGATTGATTTGTGTCATGAAATAGGTTTGAAAAGCCAAGGGTTCCttctgaattgaaaaaaatgtgaaatcaatcacaatttaatttttatgtgtgCTTATCATCTTATATGGGAGACGAAACAATTGGAAAACGCAGACGTGAGAACGCACAAAAAAAAGGATTTAGACATTTCTAGGCTTGCTGCAACAACGGCTACAATAAACACATGGGAGAAGTAGAACTTTCAAACATTCTGATGCAATCAAATATAGTAAACCACCGTTCAAGGAAGTGTACATTTGCTTTAACTTCTGTCTACTTTATCGCAATTATTTGAATGTACTTCAACCAAAACTAAAACGCACTCCACTCACTAAACTTCTATTTGATTTCGCGAATTCTCTGATGACTTCTGGTGCTACAATCCCCGAGTCAACCAATAAAAAAGGAGGTCGTTCCTCATCAACAACAGTAATAGAATCACCTCATGATTTATCCTAGGATCTCAATAAGCAGTTTACAAGTTCATTCCTACACATGCTAATGGAAAACGCTACGATCAAAATGGGAACTGGGCTTTGTTTGGTGAAAAAGGACGTTGTAGACTATACTAAACAGGGACTCCATTGACTAAATGGCTCCAATGTGGTGTTCCCCTTTGCTGCAAAAACAAAGAAtagttgtaaaaattatttaatcatCAATTCATTCGGTATATGCCAATAACAATGTATATGTAATACTTTCATGCCACAGTAAAATTGTAGCTAGTTCCAAAATACATCTCTTAcgcaaataaacaaaagcgaaagtattcaaaaatagttttcctAGTTATTTGAATAAGTTATGTCATCTGTTACGGCGGAGTAATATAGAATGAGGAAAAGGACAAGTGTAATATTAATTTGGATATtgtcttaattaaatttaaattttaaaattatcaacAGTTGCACTTACGATATATACGTTATTTCAAAGGCACAGAAGTTAAATTAAGTATCGAGTGTGAGAATAAACCCatatttatgaaacaaaaaacacaatcaATTATGAATATTAGGCACGCTAAGTTTTAGCACGGAgcattgaacttaaaaatatatatcataaaATGCGCATACAGTAGCGAGCAATAAAGAAAAAGTTGTTTCTTCAAAAACCTTAATCCAtcgaaaatattcatatgtattccAAACAGTAGATCCTTCAAAAGCAAAGATTTTGGCCACTGAAAATATCTTAAAGATAACATACGATCTAGTTCTAATAGATTTCTAAATATTAGGAATAATATACTAAGAATTGCTAAATCGCTTTTcgtataaaaatcatatatggATTTTCATTCCATTTTCTATATTCAAAGTTATTGTCTCTATGTGTCCAGTGCATGAATTTAATGTTTGCCACTGTAAATTATCAAACGACAGGACATTGTActatttacaaaaacacttattatatgagtgtgtatgtatgtgcacataATGTCCTGTCATATTAATAGTCACAGGATCAAGCCGTAAAAGCCTCTAATACACACGGCTGTTGACTGTGCGCCAAAGCTCTAAACGCAAATGTCCACGCATACAAATGAACCATGGAGGAACGAACTACGAACAATACGATGAATTGTACattgtatgtttgcatgtgtatCCATATGTACACAGAGGAGCATGGCAGCAGGCGTTGACACAGTAGCAATCGAGCGAATCATGTAAATAGCACAACTATTTAATGACAGCAAATGTTGTGCTTCGATTTTATCAAGATGTGAACAATCATTTAACGGTCCTATACACTTCCTACTCACTTTGGTGGCAATGTCCGCTCCACCGCAAATAGCTGTGCATTTGTTTGAGCGCTATATTATGCGACAGACAATGACATGACTGTGACATGTCCTGTGCTAATGGTCATTAGCCATTCGTCTTTCCTTTccggtatgtatatatgtatgtatatgagtgtgttGGGCATTACAAATACACTGTGATTTCATAACTGTTCAAAGGCACGCATAtgctttatatttattcaaaatggtCGGAAGCAGACAACAAATTTCCTTCGGAATCGGCATGTGTTGGTTACTCGTGTGAAAATCGTGTCAAATGCAATTAAtcgttttatttttatgcaCTATCATGTTAATATACGTAAatgcaaattataaatatatatgatttgGCTTGAAATGCTTTTATTGATTGCTTTTTGTAGACATGAAAGTTGACGGTTTTTATGCtcccgcaacatgttgcactatTTGGCTTTTGGTTCAAAATTGATCATACAATATCAAGAAAGGTTTTCTAAATGTTAGTAGTTATCAAAGaccttataatatttaattaattataattacaattattattatttctgttgGTTAAAATTGCTGTTATTCATATACTTATTGGAACGAACAGGCTGTGAATGCTTGAATCACTTATCTATGATTTTAAGGGGTTGTCACAGACCATGGAGGTGAAATGTCAATAtgccgaaatcattatattcaCTTCTGAAGAAAACTCATATGCTAAAGAAAAGTGCTACgacttattatactctcgcaacaaagttgataagagagtataatagttttgttcacatagtcGTTGTATGTATCACCCtaaactaatcgagttagatatagagttatatataccaaagtgatcagggtgacgagtggagttgtaacttgagtaaaaatatagGAAGGTtcctttcgaagatgggcgaaatcggaccactgtcacgcccacaaaatggcgaaaatcgaaaacacataaagtgccacaattaagccataaataaagcaatgaaagtataatttgatacaaagaaTCAGAAGCGGCATAATTGGATCTCATTTTTGTgtatgtgggcgtggccccgtcccctactaagttttttgtacatatatcgttaAATACTCACGCtttatcaaggaaactttccacagtcgtttattttaagcACTgtcttatacagtctaaaagaaatttagtaaatcggattataaccacgcctacctcccatacaaatgttatgtagaaaattactaaagatgctttaattcagtaagggaaaacaccagaaaccttaaatttcattataaagaatgtacggaagggctgcactcaaattagtGTACAAacttttaaatgggcgtggctgcacccacttatgggtcaaaaatcatatctctgaaactattcgatcaatttcaataatgaaattcctttcaaaatatttcctgGTATCCATATCATTATGCTAtgaaaatcggttcacatccacgcctacttcctactgTGAAGTCAACCTCCatggtttactttacaatatataaagtaagcactagtgaggtTATCGGAAaataactttgcacaaatactacgtttatagtgtgacagccccattctaaaaaacgccgaaatcggaccataagtttttgaGGCtatatatatcgaacatgaggacctcagtgcttctaataaactTTTTGCCGAAAATACAAGTAAGttcctcagatattttgaagaaattcaagggAATAGttttttccaataatatgtctccttGCTAAAAATAACTtatcctagctctcatatacctaatattagggtttccaactttcaatggactttataccatatatagacgaatatttgggtcaaattgggtgttatattaataaaattaaataattaaattgcgagagtatgataTAATCGGTTACACCTGAATTTAGCTgttccttaattgtttttttaattattatatgtaaTAGATATAAAATCTAAGAGAGACTTGttaaatatatactcgtatatatatgcgTTTTCAATACTCTTGACTTCAACATAATTTAAGTTCACAAAAgagttcaaaattgtgttattcgGATTGAGATTCCTTGACGCATTGTCTTGCTTTCAGTTCCTATATACaattttgaactttttgttAACCAAACTAATTGGAAAGAAGGGTTAAATGGTGTATTTCGAAACGTCAAAAATCCAAATATTGCCTTCATCTACAATTATCAGACCTACTTTCtgtgtcaatatttttattgtaattataaataattcactgCATTCCAGGTAACCTTAGTATACACAGCACTGGCTCAGCTGTAGACGATACTTCATATTTGCCGGGTGCTAATGGCTCCACCACCGCGTTAGGGAAGCGCTCACCTTACGATGCTACGTTCGTCGGTGTGCAATCGAAGTAAGCGCACCAAAATATGTAGATTATTCACTGCCCTCTTGCTTGACCACAAAATTGATTGCACTTTAATCGTTTTgacaatttcatttgaattgatTATAGTTCACAATTCTTGTGAATAATCcagggaaatatatttttgattgctgTTATTTTCAGGTTTCGACGGAAATATTACCAGAAGACCTTGATTGGTTTGCTCATACTTTTGATAATCATTTTAGTCATAGCTATAATAGTCGTATGTATAAGGCGtaagtataatatgtatattatgtatttttccTAACCCTAAAGACCATTCAGTAACaacttctctctctctcccctAAAGGTCGCACACAGCCAGAAGTGTGTAGCAGCAAGGAGTGTCTCCGCACAGCGGCCGGCCTCATTTACTCAATGGACGAAGAGACTGATCCCTGTGAGGACTTTTATAAATTCACTTGTGGCCGTTGGGCGGACGATCATCCCAAACCCGATTCGGCCACATCAAATGACTGGTTTCGTGAGCGACAAGCGAAAATTATGCGCACGCTACGCTCCTTCCTGCAAACGAATATTAGTGGGGAGGAACCCGCTGCTGTGGGGAAGTCGAAAATAATGTACCGCGCTTGCATGGATACGGAATTGTTGGATAAGCGTGAACTAGAGCCGCTGATACATTTCCTCCGGAAGTTTGAGTTACCACTTTTGCCGAGCGGTTTTAATGTGACACTGCCGGAGGAAGTGATGCGGAAGTATGGCGAAGACGCGAAATTCAATTGGTTGCGCAGCTTGGTGCTAATTAAAAAGAATTTAGGCATGGATTTGGTGGTTGGATTTGATATATTCCCCGATCCGGTAAATCGTACAATTAATCGCATAGCTCTGGGCACGCCCGAAACGGATTCATCGTTGCCTTTGTAAGTTATGTAtaacacataaattaaaatatttatactaactTGAGAAATTTACAGCAACAAAGACGACATGcataaattattgaataaaatcaAACGGAAAGCAATCGCCTATCACGAAGAGGATGATGACGACAGTGAAGAGTTGGAGGATGAAATAGAGGAATCCCAGAAGCACACCTCCTCCGGATTGATGACTTACGTGGCATATATCAAGAAAATGGTTGAATTATACGTTTTATACCTAAATCCCAACGCGGAGGTGGAATCGACCGACGACGCCATAGCCGAAATGGCTATACAGGCTGTGAAGTTCGCGAAAAAGTTGTACAGGGTGTGtgtaattgtttattaattacCTTAATTCAATTAGTTAAATAATACCAAGACTCTTCGTGTTCAGATTGCCCCACTGTTTCTAAACGTTTTTAGTAACTTATCTATCATTTGATTGTAGGTGAAAGATGACGCTGAAAACTTGACGAAAACTGTGACAAACCCTATTGAGGATATCGTTTACATATCCGTCGCGGATTTGCAAAATCGCACCGACAAACTAACTGCCCCCAAGACAATACTCAGCTGGGAAACATATCTCCAGGTTATGATGGAGGAAGCCAATCATACACAACATTTCAATATCAGCGAGTTGACTATCATAACCAGCCATGCGGATATCGTCTACCTGCAAAACCTCGTTGAGTTTCTGGCAGAGGCGCCGCCAACAAATATCGAATTCTACCTTTGGCTAAGTGTTGTCGAGGAGCTGATATTGCACACGACCAGCGATATGCGGCTGCTACACTCCGAATATATGCGCTTAATAGTTGGCACCGAGGGCAGTTCACCGCGTTCACTATATTGCGCGCATGGCGTCAACAGCCTGATGGGCATGGCTGTGAGCTATGTGCTGGCTGACGATGACTTCGTGCGCCAGAAATTGCCCAAGGTGGAGCGTATGTTGAGTGATATCCGACATGCTTTCGATATGCTTGTGCGTCGCACCTCTTGGATGGACGAGGAGACCAAACATGAGACACTGCAGAAATCGGCATCCATGAAAAGTTTTATTGGCTTTCCGGATTGGTTGCGCAATGCAACGGCGCTGAATGCACACTATGTGGGCGTGCAGGTGAACGAGAGTATGCACTTGGAGAATATGATTGGTGTGCTGCGTTGGCAGATGCAAGATAAATTGGACAATCTCTATAGACCAGAACCGTTCGGCTGGGCGACGGCACCATCGAATGTCAATGCCTTTCACACTTTCCAATCGAACACGATAAGTGCGTGCATTCTTCTTgtggtgtttatttatttgcatgtagtttcatttatttcattgttcTCTCTATTTGGCTATGCTCTGCAGCAATACCCATTGCTATACTGCAGTATCCTTTCTATGACCTCGGCATGGAGTGAGTAAATATCACAGTAGCACGTTTGCTTCAGCACTCGGCACTTCAAAGCTATgcaatttatatgatttatattCTTATGCTGATAATTTCGAATTTCTAATTTTGGTTTTGATTTTCATTGTTATATATTGTTTTACTGCATGTACTTGTATAgttatatgtttacatatatagacaATCACAAGTTCATAGAAATTCCaaactacatatatatctacacaacaacatttaattaaaataaataccgaGAAGAAATCCGAAAGGATtctcatattcatacatatgtgccCAATATATTCAGAtctaaagaaattttttattttaacagcacaacaaattttatttgatgtatttttattgcgaaatattaatatttcttcaaaGCTTTAATATTCTCGTAATAAATTGAAACCGAAGCACAGAaaagttcataaaaaataattaaaaacatagtTTTTGATTAGTCAGTAATTTACACAACTAAATCTAAATATTCTATTTTGTTATATCCAAACCATTGTATGGTACatgaaatataaacataaatttcaaaatttataagtttttacacacttatacatactctcccatatatatgtatgtactttccagTTTCTttcgtgggttcattttaaaaaatgaggaaaattcaaacacgaaattatattacattttatttataatgagtTAAAACTTGATaccgacctctagtctttgttgtccgttgtctttctctatgattatgaaggcgttgggaatgcTCAGAGCTCGACGCCcaagtgcgagcttgtatatttataatattttgttcttcaagccgctccacacgctccatactcggccctcaagcgcgtacttgggtggttttgaaattttgttcagcaagcagctgcgagtgttctttactcgactctctggcatgcggttgcgatgcgaagagaatgacttgcaaggcgattttcagtttcacatTAAGATTCTCcttcacggagtctttttgataccctcacctggcaactatttccagaaagttgagattctggcaataaatatagcctatgttactcggggtaaaTGTAGCTTTCCATTGGGGAAACTTTACTTTTTGAGtattttcattacaaacatacatacaaatcttttctctttataatagtagtatagatatatatattaattttatattttgaaaaataatgtctaaatttttgaaaactagGTATGACTATGAGTGTGATTAAATGAGTTTTGtcatgtttaaattaaaattagtagtataatttgcc
This genomic interval carries:
- the LOC105215692 gene encoding neprilysin-2, with the translated sequence MDTTYENHRIWTTNNGFVRNNARPATGNLSIHSTGSAVDDTSYLPGANGSTTALGKRSPYDATFVGVQSKFRRKYYQKTLIGLLILLIIILVIAIIVVCIRRRTQPEVCSSKECLRTAAGLIYSMDEETDPCEDFYKFTCGRWADDHPKPDSATSNDWFRERQAKIMRTLRSFLQTNISGEEPAAVGKSKIMYRACMDTELLDKRELEPLIHFLRKFELPLLPSGFNVTLPEEVMRKYGEDAKFNWLRSLVLIKKNLGMDLVVGFDIFPDPVNRTINRIALGTPETDSSLPFNKDDMHKLLNKIKRKAIAYHEEDDDDSEELEDEIEESQKHTSSGLMTYVAYIKKMVELYVLYLNPNAEVESTDDAIAEMAIQAVKFAKKLYRVKDDAENLTKTVTNPIEDIVYISVADLQNRTDKLTAPKTILSWETYLQVMMEEANHTQHFNISELTIITSHADIVYLQNLVEFLAEAPPTNIEFYLWLSVVEELILHTTSDMRLLHSEYMRLIVGTEGSSPRSLYCAHGVNSLMGMAVSYVLADDDFVRQKLPKVERMLSDIRHAFDMLVRRTSWMDEETKHETLQKSASMKSFIGFPDWLRNATALNAHYVGVQVNESMHLENMIGVLRWQMQDKLDNLYRPEPFGWATAPSNVNAFHTFQSNTITIPIAILQYPFYDLGMEALNYGSVGTILGHELTHGFDDSGRMFDKNGNMLQWWSNETIKEYINRTECFVDQYSRYYLPDIEEYIDGELTLGENIADNGGMREAFHAYRMYVKETGVEHMKLPGLEKYTNEQLFFISFGNLWCETYTPAASRYALEDSHCPGKIRLKGVLSNSEEFAHTFKCKRGTGMNPFEKKCRLW